GAGCGAGAGCCGGGCCACCGCCGCGATCTCGCGGCCGCCGCGACCGCGGAACGACACGCTGATGTCCCGCAGCGAGAGCTTGAGCCCGCCCGCTACGCCTTGGGCGACCACGGAAGCAGCCGGCGGTGCAGCCATTTGAACAGCAGGTCCAGCCCGAGACCGAGCCCGCCGATCGTGAACAGACCGACGAAAATACGGTCGGTGAAGAGGCCGCGCATCGAGTTGAGGATCAGGTAGCCGAGCCCGCGGTCGGCCGAGACGAGCTCGGCGACGACGAGGTACGTCCATGCCCAGCCCATGGTGATCCGCAGCGTGTCCATCACGCCCGGCAGCGTCGCCGGCAGGAGCACACGCCGGATCACCTGGGCGCGGGAGGCGCCGAGCGTGTACGAGACGTCGATCTGTTCCCGCGGCACGTGCGCAGACACGTCGGCTACGAGCAGCACCAGCTGGAAAAACGTGCCGATGAAGATCACCGCGACCTTCTCGGCTGTGCCGATCCCGATGTAGAGGATGAGCAACGGGATGAGGGCGCTCACCGGCAGGTAGCGGACGAAGTCGATCACCGGCTCGATCAGCGCCTCGACGGCCTTGAAGGACCCCATCAGAATGCCCGTCGGCACGCCGGCGACTACGGCGAGCGCCCACCCCGTGACGATCACGTAGAGGCTCGCGCCGGCGTTCTCGAGCAGGCTGCCGTCCCCGACCATCTCCGCGCCGGACTTGGCGATCGCCGTCGGCGACGGGAGGAACAGCGGCTCGACGAGGCCGCCGTAGGTCAGGATGCACCACAGCGCGACGAGTCCGCCCGCGCTCGCGATCAGGATCGCCAGGTAGCTTCTGCGCGGAATGGGCTCCTGCGGCCGCAGGTACTCGGTGAGGCCGCGCAGGCCGCCGCGGCGGAGGGCGGGACGGGGCCGCGCGAGGGTCACCGGCGTGCGCCGAAAGTTGATCGAGGACGGTGGGCCAAGCCTCCGGCTTGGCCCACCGTCAAGTGTACGTTACTTCGCGAGTACGAACGAGTTGTTGACGAGATCGCCCGCGGCTTCCTTGGCCTGGATCTTGCCGAGCGAGCTCCAAATGTCGATCGCGTTCTGCGCGGTCACGTAGATCTGGCCGCCCGGCGCCATGTACTCGCGGTTGATCGCCCGATCGTAGTAGCGGACGCCGTCCAGCGTCTCCTGGAACGTCTTCACGTCCTTGAGCCACCCGCCGACCGCCTTGGCCATGATCCGGTCGGCGTCGGCGGGGTTCTTCTTCCAGTACTCGACCGCCTTGTACCAGCCGAGGATCGCGGCGCGGACCGCCTCGGGATGTGCCGTCAGGACATCGCGACGGATCACCATCACGTCCACGATCAGGCCGGGAGTCTGGCTGCTGTCGACCAGGATGTGGCCGTTCGGTGCGCGCTTGGCGCGGGAAAGCCAGGGCTCCCACGTCACGGCGGCATCGACCTTGCCGCTCAAGAACGCGGCGCCCGCGTCGTCCTGGCGCATGTTGATGCCCTTCAGGTCTTTCTCGGTCATGCCGTTCTGGCGCAGCAGCACGCTCAGGAAGAAGTTCGAGACCGAGCCCTCGTTGAAGGCGACCCGCTTGCCGCGCAGATCCTTGACCGTCTTGATCGAGGCGCTGGAGACGATGCCGTCCCCGCCCTTGCTGTCGTCGAGGCCGAGCACCGCCTGGAACTGGAAGTTCGGCTTCCAGTAGAGGCTCATCGTATCGAGCGTGGTGACCAGCCCGTCGAGCTTGCCGGCGGCGAGCGCGGCGAAGCGCAGCTTCGGATCTTCGATGTTGGTGAGCTCGACGTTCACACCCGCCTCATCGAAGTACCGGTTGTCCCGCGCCAAAAAGAGCGGGCCGTAGCCCACCCACGTCGAGTATCCGAGGTGCAGGGTCTGCGCCGCGGCCCTGGCCGGTCCGGTCGACCATGCCATGGGTCCCGCGACCAGCAGTACGACCAGCACGAGCGCACCCCACCTGCTGCCACGCCACATCGAGGCAACACCTCCCCCTAACGGCCGTTCGAATGTATTCGTGCGGGGCACGGGCAAAA
The sequence above is drawn from the bacterium genome and encodes:
- a CDS encoding ABC transporter permease — translated: MTLARPRPALRRGGLRGLTEYLRPQEPIPRRSYLAILIASAGGLVALWCILTYGGLVEPLFLPSPTAIAKSGAEMVGDGSLLENAGASLYVIVTGWALAVVAGVPTGILMGSFKAVEALIEPVIDFVRYLPVSALIPLLILYIGIGTAEKVAVIFIGTFFQLVLLVADVSAHVPREQIDVSYTLGASRAQVIRRVLLPATLPGVMDTLRITMGWAWTYLVVAELVSADRGLGYLILNSMRGLFTDRIFVGLFTIGGLGLGLDLLFKWLHRRLLPWSPKA
- a CDS encoding ABC transporter substrate-binding protein codes for the protein MWRGSRWGALVLVVLLVAGPMAWSTGPARAAAQTLHLGYSTWVGYGPLFLARDNRYFDEAGVNVELTNIEDPKLRFAALAAGKLDGLVTTLDTMSLYWKPNFQFQAVLGLDDSKGGDGIVSSASIKTVKDLRGKRVAFNEGSVSNFFLSVLLRQNGMTEKDLKGINMRQDDAGAAFLSGKVDAAVTWEPWLSRAKRAPNGHILVDSSQTPGLIVDVMVIRRDVLTAHPEAVRAAILGWYKAVEYWKKNPADADRIMAKAVGGWLKDVKTFQETLDGVRYYDRAINREYMAPGGQIYVTAQNAIDIWSSLGKIQAKEAAGDLVNNSFVLAK